The Curtobacterium sp. MCSS17_015 genomic sequence CGCCGTGCTCACGAGCGTCACCGCGGCACTCGTCGTCCGCTCGGTCAACGGCCCCCGTCTCCGCGACCGGATCGTCCCGCCCTGGTACCTCGGGGTCGTCCGGGGCACCGTGGTCGCCGTCGCACTGACCGTGCTCGTCGGCATCCTCACCACCGGCAGCGGGCCCCACGCCGGCGCGAGCGAGCGCGTGGACGGCGGCGCCCTGCACCGGACGGGCTTCGACACGGAACTCCTGCAGCACCTGCACGCGATCCCGGCCTACGCCACCTTCGCCCTCACGCTCGTCCTGGTGGTCAGCGCCGTCCGGATGCGGATGTCGAGCCGCGCGGTGCTCCTGCTGCTCGTGGTCGAGTTCGTCCAGATCGCCGTCGGGCTCACGCAGGCGAAGACCGGTCTGCCCGTCGGCCTCGTCGGCGCGCACATGGTGCTCGCCGGACTCCTCGTGGCGGCCATGACCGCGGTGGTCCTGTCGACCCGTTCCAGCGCGGGTCGGGACGCCGTCCGCGCCTGAGTCGAGCGGGCGTGTCGGAACGCTCCGGCGGCCGCCCGTGAGACCGTCGGTGGTGCCTCCGTCGACACCGCCGTTCCGGACTGACGCCCAGGCGTCCGCACCAGCCCACCCACCGTTGGTCGACCGACGCCGTCGCTCCGGCGGACGAACGGCTGTCCGCACGAGCCCGTCGGGTCCATCTGCGCCTCGGGCGTCTCGTTGCGCCCGCTCCGTGTCCCACGCTGAAGCGTCACCTCGCGGGTGGCCGCCGGGTGCGGTACCGCGGCCGGACGGGAGGCTCGACCCGGCACCGCGTCCCACGCCTCCCGTCCGGAGGCGCCCCGCGTCCTCGGCGGAAGGAGCGCGGCACGGGCGTCCCCCGCCGGCGGCACCACGACGACGGCGGGCCCGGTCTCCACGTGGAGAGACCGGGCCCGTCGTCGGACGAGACGCGTCAGATCGAAAAGGTGAACACCTGCGGCAGCAACGGGTCGATGCCCACCGCGATGAAGAGCAGCGTCAGGTAGGTGATCGAGCTGCGGAAGACGCGCATCGGCTGCACCTGCTCCATGTGCTGGATCGCCCGGTTGTAGAGCAGGTGTGACTCGACCACGAACCAGATGCCGGCGGCCAGCGCGACGACCGTGTACAGCGGTCCCATGTTCGCGACGGGGACGAGGAGCAGCGAGCACACCAGGGTGGCCCAGGCGTACAGCACGACCTGCAGACCCACCACGGTGCGACCACGGACGACGGCGAGCATCGGCACGTCGGCGGCGTCGTAGTCGTCGCGGTACTTCATCGACAGCGGCCAGTAGTGCGGCGGCGTCCAGAGGAAGATCACCATGAAGAGGATCACCGGCGCCCAGGTCAGCGACCCGGTGACGGCGGCCCACCCGATGAGCACGGGCATGCACCCGGCCGAACCGCCCCAGACGATGTTCTGCGGGGTGCGGCGCTTGAGCCAGAGCGTGTAGACGAACACGTAGATGAGGATCGCGGCGATGCTGAGGGCCGCAGCGAGCCAGTTCACGAAGACGACGAGGACGACCGTGGACGCGATGCCGAGCACCCACGAGAACACCAGCGCCTCGCGGTCGGAGAGCTCACCGGTCACGAGCGGCCGGGTGCTCGTCCGCTTCATCAGGCGGTCGATGTCACGGTCGATGTAGCAGTTGAAGGCCGACGCCGAACCAGCGGACATCGCGCCGCCGAGCATCGTCCAGAAGACGAGCCACAGGTCGGGCACGCCGCGTTCGGCCAGGAACATCGTGGGCGCCGTCGTCACGAGCAGGAGCTCCATGACGCGCGGCTTGGTGAGTGAGACGTACGCCCGGACCTTGCGGGACAGCATCGACCGACGAACGGTGTCTGGCCTGGTCACGGTGGCAGTCGGCAAGGGAACCTCAGTCTGTTTCGCTGCAGTTCGCACACTCGGGTGGACGTCACCGTCGGCGTCGGGGCATGCGTGTCCGCGGAATGGTCGCGGTCTTCCTGCAGTTTACGCGATGGACGGCGCCACGACGATGTCCCGCCGCTGTCCACCCCGATCCGGACATCCCGTCCGCTCCCCCGTCGGGACCCCGATCGACGGCCGAGTCGGACACGCCCGGAGGTCGTCCGACCACGGGATCGTCATCGAGCCCCGCCGGTCGCCTGGACACCTTCTGAGTGCCGGTTCACTATGCTGGAGAGGCCCTCCCGCAGCGTGCCCCGATGACGTCGGCCGCGTTCGAGCCGGTCGGCTGCCGGCAACGGCACCGCGACGGAGCCCCGGGTCGGCAACATGTCCGTGCGATGGCACGAGCCCTCGCACATGTCGC encodes the following:
- a CDS encoding COX15/CtaA family protein produces the protein MTRVAPPVEQDVRTPTRWWSLPRAVDRRVVVLAWASFVVEVVLIGTGGLVRLTASGLGCPTWPKCTTDSLVSTPEMGIHGVIEFGNRLLTFVLVIVAIAMFLAVVRMRRSRPELFWLAFAQGAAIPAQAVIGGISVITNLNPYVVGLHFVVSAVLTSVTAALVVRSVNGPRLRDRIVPPWYLGVVRGTVVAVALTVLVGILTTGSGPHAGASERVDGGALHRTGFDTELLQHLHAIPAYATFALTLVLVVSAVRMRMSSRAVLLLLVVEFVQIAVGLTQAKTGLPVGLVGAHMVLAGLLVAAMTAVVLSTRSSAGRDAVRA
- a CDS encoding heme o synthase, which produces MTRPDTVRRSMLSRKVRAYVSLTKPRVMELLLVTTAPTMFLAERGVPDLWLVFWTMLGGAMSAGSASAFNCYIDRDIDRLMKRTSTRPLVTGELSDREALVFSWVLGIASTVVLVVFVNWLAAALSIAAILIYVFVYTLWLKRRTPQNIVWGGSAGCMPVLIGWAAVTGSLTWAPVILFMVIFLWTPPHYWPLSMKYRDDYDAADVPMLAVVRGRTVVGLQVVLYAWATLVCSLLLVPVANMGPLYTVVALAAGIWFVVESHLLYNRAIQHMEQVQPMRVFRSSITYLTLLFIAVGIDPLLPQVFTFSI